In Thiospirochaeta perfilievii, a single window of DNA contains:
- the whiG gene encoding RNA polymerase sigma factor WhiG yields MSDVMIDGMTEAEVWKEYKKSGAPRLRDAIIVQYAPLVKYVAGKLAVNMPSNVDFDDLVGYGTFGLIDAVGKYNPNKDVKFKTYAVTRIRGSIFDELRSMDWIPRSVRQKAKEVDLTVQILESHLGRTATEDEIADYMNLSLSDLRKTMVKISGTSLLSLNELWSTGNDNDKVSIQDSIESPSGLQPDVIIEKEEIKRVIAEAITELPDNEKKVLVLYYYEDLTLKEIGQILEVTESRISQLHTRAIVRLRGKLTNIKKGLY; encoded by the coding sequence ATGAGTGATGTAATGATTGACGGAATGACTGAAGCTGAAGTTTGGAAGGAGTATAAAAAAAGTGGTGCTCCTAGACTTCGTGATGCTATAATTGTACAGTATGCACCCCTCGTAAAATATGTTGCAGGAAAATTAGCTGTAAATATGCCAAGTAATGTAGATTTTGATGATTTAGTTGGTTATGGTACATTTGGTTTAATAGATGCTGTAGGTAAATATAATCCTAATAAGGATGTTAAGTTTAAAACATATGCAGTTACAAGGATAAGAGGGTCTATCTTTGATGAACTTAGAAGTATGGATTGGATTCCAAGATCAGTTCGTCAGAAGGCAAAGGAAGTAGATTTAACCGTACAGATATTAGAGTCCCACCTAGGTAGGACTGCCACAGAGGATGAGATTGCTGATTATATGAATTTATCCCTTTCTGATTTAAGAAAGACAATGGTAAAAATTAGTGGGACATCTCTTTTATCCCTAAATGAATTATGGAGTACTGGAAATGATAACGATAAGGTCTCTATACAAGATAGTATTGAGTCTCCTAGTGGCCTCCAGCCTGATGTTATTATTGAAAAAGAAGAGATAAAAAGGGTAATTGCAGAGGCTATAACAGAACTTCCTGATAATGAGAAGAAGGTTTTAGTTTTATACTATTACGAGGATTTAACCCTTAAAGAGATAGGACAAATCTTAGAAGTAACAGAGTCTAGAATATCTCAACTACATACAAGAGCTATTGTTAGATTGAGAGGAAAATTAACAAATATAAAAAAAGGTTTATACTAA
- a CDS encoding flagellar biosynthetic protein FliR, which translates to MTGFFITIIFAIFQLAGQMFAVQMGFGASQVFDPMAQVQIPVIGQLFNFVALFIFITTGAFQKIFIIGIVRSIEFVKATDLIVQQEFLLDRAIYAFSTLFSQALIIAFPMLGTLILLSVTMGLLAKASPQMNLMMVGFPIQITIGFVMIAFSLPYLIEKFSIILDNNFYFIAEIFSRVANYE; encoded by the coding sequence ATTACTGGTTTTTTTATTACGATTATATTTGCTATATTTCAATTAGCTGGTCAGATGTTTGCAGTTCAGATGGGTTTTGGTGCATCCCAGGTATTTGACCCAATGGCCCAGGTACAGATCCCTGTAATTGGTCAACTCTTTAACTTTGTTGCACTATTTATTTTTATTACAACTGGGGCTTTTCAAAAAATATTTATAATTGGAATTGTAAGATCCATAGAGTTTGTAAAGGCAACAGACTTAATAGTACAACAGGAGTTTTTATTAGATAGAGCTATTTATGCCTTTAGTACACTATTTTCCCAGGCTCTAATTATAGCTTTCCCAATGTTAGGCACATTGATACTTCTATCTGTAACAATGGGTTTGTTGGCTAAAGCGTCACCACAAATGAATCTTATGATGGTTGGTTTCCCAATTCAAATTACAATTGGTTTTGTTATGATAGCCTTTTCTCTGCCATATTTAATCGAAAAGTTTAGTATAATTTTAGATAATAACTTCTACTTTATTGCAGAGATATTCTCTAGGGTTGCAAACTATGAGTAG
- a CDS encoding MinD/ParA family protein, whose amino-acid sequence MADQAESLRELMKNQNGDNSNTNTAILESTPEKTTGKTRIIAVASGKGGVGKTNISANLAITYAKLGKKVVILDADLGLANVNVILGIIPKFNLYHVIRKQKTMEEIIYETDYGIRMIAGASGFSRIANLTEDERQIFISSFQAFDDADILIVDTSAGVSESVLSFLEAADDVIIVTTPEPTAITDAYGIIKVMSTEIDRTDLNIKLIVNRTQSVMEGKKVATRVINIAGQFLNQKIDYLGCVFDDIAVQNCVRKQKPFTIYEPKCKASMCLDHLVHRLENIEYKEGKGLNSFIRKFINK is encoded by the coding sequence ATGGCAGATCAAGCAGAATCGTTACGAGAGTTAATGAAAAATCAGAATGGTGATAATAGCAATACAAATACAGCTATACTTGAATCTACTCCAGAAAAAACAACGGGAAAAACAAGAATAATTGCTGTTGCTAGTGGAAAGGGTGGTGTAGGTAAAACTAACATCTCTGCAAATCTAGCTATTACATATGCTAAACTAGGAAAAAAGGTTGTAATTTTGGATGCAGACCTTGGGCTAGCTAATGTTAACGTTATTTTAGGAATAATCCCTAAATTTAATCTATACCATGTTATTAGAAAGCAAAAAACAATGGAAGAGATTATATATGAAACTGATTATGGAATAAGAATGATAGCAGGAGCTTCAGGTTTTTCTAGAATAGCAAATCTTACAGAAGATGAGAGACAAATATTTATCTCTTCATTCCAAGCATTTGATGATGCGGACATCTTAATTGTTGATACTTCAGCTGGGGTATCTGAGAGTGTTTTATCCTTTTTAGAAGCGGCTGATGATGTTATTATTGTAACAACACCAGAACCTACAGCAATAACTGACGCCTATGGGATTATCAAGGTTATGTCCACAGAGATAGATAGAACTGATCTAAATATTAAGCTTATAGTAAATAGAACCCAGTCAGTAATGGAAGGGAAAAAAGTAGCCACAAGGGTTATTAATATAGCAGGGCAGTTTTTAAATCAGAAAATTGATTATCTAGGTTGTGTTTTTGATGATATTGCGGTACAAAACTGTGTTAGAAAGCAGAAACCTTTTACTATTTATGAACCTAAATGTAAGGCTTCTATGTGTCTAGACCATCTAGTTCATAGACTTGAGAATATTGAGTACAAGGAAGGAAAAGGCCTTAATAGCTTTATTCGTAAATTCATAAATAAATAG
- a CDS encoding flagellar biosynthetic protein FliR, with the protein MFLESLANNSEIYFLIFARIIALFMTSPILSNAVVPGVVRNSLALMITIVIYPFAKEYMIPDDAISFFF; encoded by the coding sequence ATGTTTTTAGAGAGTCTAGCAAATAACTCCGAAATCTATTTTCTCATTTTTGCAAGAATAATTGCCCTGTTTATGACGTCTCCTATTTTATCAAATGCAGTTGTTCCAGGAGTAGTAAGGAATTCACTAGCCCTAATGATAACTATAGTTATATATCCATTTGCAAAGGAGTATATGATACCAGACGATGCAATTTCCTTTTTTTTCTAG
- the flhF gene encoding flagellar biosynthesis protein FlhF: MMYFTETGRTHQELILLIRDKYGPDATVLSRKKITVGGFLGFFQKDGLEYSGYVSSKGRPKLSENDKKEQKKILDSVKVEKKREDSLQKILDEVKSLKEDIKSAPSNEGGGELPSLLAIENYLFENDFSLSYIKKTLDRLKAELPFAELNDFEITMNRVNSWIEESITIHQDRNKKRNVFILVGPTGVGKTTTIAKLAAQKGLGIAGSQKYSVRMITIDNYRIAAKKQIETYGEIMGIPVTCCESYEDLKREIDINSDVDYIFVDTIGKSPKDFVKLAEMRRILEGCGQECEVHLAFSATTKTWDIREIMKQYNPFGYDSVIITKLDETTRCGNLISLLHEQKQKVSYITTGQMVPQDIEVATKEKIMSLLVGSKQVTKG, from the coding sequence ATGATGTATTTTACAGAGACAGGCCGTACTCACCAGGAACTAATTTTATTAATTAGGGATAAGTATGGTCCTGACGCTACAGTTTTAAGTAGAAAGAAAATTACAGTAGGAGGTTTTTTAGGTTTTTTCCAGAAAGATGGCCTTGAGTATTCAGGTTATGTTTCATCAAAAGGTAGACCTAAACTCTCCGAAAACGATAAAAAAGAGCAGAAGAAAATTTTAGACAGTGTTAAAGTGGAAAAGAAGAGGGAAGACTCTCTACAAAAAATATTAGATGAAGTAAAAAGTCTAAAAGAGGATATTAAATCCGCCCCTTCCAATGAGGGTGGAGGTGAGTTACCTTCACTATTGGCCATTGAAAACTATCTCTTTGAGAACGACTTTTCCCTATCTTATATAAAAAAGACCTTGGATAGACTTAAGGCAGAACTCCCCTTTGCCGAACTTAATGATTTTGAAATTACAATGAACAGAGTTAATAGTTGGATTGAGGAGAGTATTACTATTCATCAGGATCGTAATAAAAAGAGAAATGTTTTTATACTTGTAGGTCCCACAGGAGTTGGGAAAACTACCACTATTGCAAAACTTGCCGCCCAAAAAGGATTAGGTATAGCAGGTAGCCAAAAGTACTCTGTTAGAATGATTACCATAGATAATTACAGAATTGCAGCAAAAAAACAGATCGAAACCTATGGTGAGATTATGGGAATTCCTGTTACATGCTGTGAAAGTTATGAAGATTTAAAGCGAGAAATTGATATTAATAGTGATGTTGATTACATTTTTGTCGATACTATAGGCAAAAGCCCAAAGGATTTTGTTAAGTTAGCAGAGATGCGACGGATTTTAGAGGGTTGTGGGCAAGAGTGTGAAGTCCACTTAGCTTTTAGCGCAACTACAAAAACATGGGATATTAGGGAGATTATGAAACAGTATAATCCCTTTGGTTATGACTCGGTTATAATAACAAAACTGGATGAGACTACAAGGTGTGGCAACCTAATTAGTCTATTACACGAACAGAAACAGAAGGTTTCATATATTACAACAGGTCAAATGGTTCCCCAGGATATAGAAGTTGCAACTAAGGAAAAAATAATGTCATTACTTGTTGGAAGTAAACAGGTAACAAAAGGATAA
- the flhB gene encoding flagellar biosynthesis protein FlhB, whose translation MSRDLYYKYGEVDLPYIGLQWFAAEDEGRTEDATEQKKKKSREEGKVAKSSELVAALVVLLPISTLGILGSFFWGRLYSMMRFYLSNIDRFELMEFGTLIPSFFSYYGSVVGPIAIIAVISAILANLLQVGFLFTTKAIEPKFEKIAPNIGKYITKTLFSMEAVYNLLKSIFKIGIIGFLAYLNVKSIMPNLVVLMNHSITESFSLIAGTAFKMMIQAAVIMLAISIPDYLFQRNQHLDSIKMSKQEVKEEYKQMEGDPQIKGRLKQKMQEILNSTMIQNVPKADVVVTNPTHFAVALEYDSQTMIAPRVSAKGQDNIALNIKQVAKDNGVPIIENKPLARGLYADTEIGDTVPDKYWSIVATVLAEVKRIDKSIRG comes from the coding sequence ATGAGTAGGGATCTATATTATAAATATGGTGAAGTTGACCTTCCTTATATAGGGCTTCAATGGTTTGCTGCAGAGGATGAAGGTCGAACTGAGGACGCCACAGAGCAGAAAAAAAAGAAGAGTAGGGAGGAAGGGAAAGTTGCAAAGTCATCTGAACTTGTAGCAGCCCTTGTTGTACTTCTGCCTATATCTACACTAGGTATATTAGGCTCTTTTTTTTGGGGAAGACTATACTCAATGATGAGGTTTTACCTATCTAATATCGATAGGTTTGAACTTATGGAGTTTGGTACTTTAATACCAAGTTTTTTTAGTTATTACGGCTCTGTAGTAGGGCCTATTGCCATAATTGCGGTGATCTCAGCAATACTAGCGAACCTATTACAGGTTGGGTTTCTTTTTACTACAAAGGCTATTGAGCCAAAGTTCGAAAAAATAGCTCCAAATATTGGGAAATATATAACCAAGACCTTATTTTCTATGGAAGCTGTTTATAATTTATTAAAATCAATTTTTAAGATAGGAATCATTGGATTTTTAGCTTATCTTAATGTAAAATCAATTATGCCAAATTTGGTGGTTCTTATGAATCACTCTATAACGGAGTCATTTTCATTAATTGCAGGAACAGCTTTTAAGATGATGATCCAAGCTGCTGTTATTATGCTTGCTATATCTATACCTGATTACCTTTTTCAAAGGAATCAGCATTTAGACTCTATAAAGATGAGTAAGCAGGAAGTTAAAGAGGAGTATAAGCAGATGGAGGGAGACCCCCAAATTAAAGGTAGACTTAAGCAGAAGATGCAAGAGATATTAAATAGTACTATGATACAAAACGTACCAAAGGCTGATGTAGTTGTTACAAACCCTACTCACTTTGCAGTAGCATTAGAGTATGATAGTCAGACCATGATAGCTCCAAGAGTTAGCGCTAAGGGTCAGGATAATATTGCACTTAATATTAAACAGGTTGCAAAGGATAATGGAGTTCCTATTATTGAGAATAAACCATTGGCTAGGGGTTTATATGCAGATACTGAAATAGGGGATACGGTTCCTGATAAGTATTGGAGTATAGTTGCAACAGTATTAGCGGAAGTTAAGAGAATTGATAAAAGTATTAGGGGTTAA
- the fliQ gene encoding flagellar biosynthesis protein FliQ, whose translation MDSAMITEIVKQSIITIILVAAPVLLISMIVGLIVSIFQATTSIQDQTLTFVPKIMAIFGTLIVFGPWMGETVIDKTLWIFGLIAEVS comes from the coding sequence ATGGATAGTGCTATGATAACAGAGATTGTTAAACAATCAATTATTACAATAATTTTAGTAGCTGCACCAGTCTTATTAATAAGTATGATTGTAGGTCTTATTGTCTCCATATTTCAAGCAACAACTTCTATCCAAGATCAAACCTTGACTTTTGTACCAAAAATTATGGCTATTTTTGGAACATTAATTGTATTTGGACCTTGGATGGGGGAGACTGTAATTGATAAAACCCTTTGGATCTTTGGACTAATAGCAGAAGTTAGTTAG